The DNA window TGCACCCCTATCTCACCTTCACCACTATCGAGTAACGGGTTGAACCAGACACAGTTCTATTACCGAAACGACGAGCTCTACTGCGAGAAAGTCAGGATCGCCGAGGTAGCCGAGGAATTCGGAACACCGGTATTTGTCTACTCCGCATCTCGACTGAAGGAAAATATCCTTGGGCTTCTGTCTGCAGCCGATGCCGCAAGCGGACGCTGGCGTGTTTCCTATGCGCTCAAAGCGAATTCAAATCCGGAGATACTGAAGGTCATCGCGAGCTTCGGTCTCGGGGCCTCCGTGGTCAGCGGCGGCGAGTTACTCATTGCACTGCGCTCCGGCTTCCCGGCCGATTCTATCACGTTCGACGGTCCCGGAAAAACGGAGCAGGAAATCAGGCTTGCGCTCGATAATAATATTAAAGCGATCGTTGTCGAAAGCGAACAAGAGCTTGAAACAATCGCCGATATTGCCGCCGAACGCGAGAAGCTGGCCCGTGTGTATATCCGCGTCAATCCTCACGTCGACGCCAAGACGCACCCGTACATTTCTACCGGACTGTTGGAGAATAAGTTTGGAATCGCACTGGAGGAAGCCGAACCGCTTATCGCCGGGTGTAACTATCCGTGGGTGAAGCTCGTCGGACTGCATTCCCATATCGGGTCGCAGATTACAGAGTCCGAGCCATTCGCCGAAGCAGCTTCTTCCATTGCAGATTTTGTACGATTACTGCAGAGCAAATACGGTATTGTCATATCTGAAGTCGATCTCGGTGGCGGTATCGGCATTCCGTATCACGGAGTTGTTCGTGACGCCAGATTGCCGGTCGATACAGCATCTGGCAATTCCGATGTTCCGGAGTTTGCTACGTATTTCGAAAAGGCTTCGGCTCCCTTTGCCGGCTTGCAGGTTGAATTAACCACAGAGCCTGGCCGTGCGATCATTGCCGACACATGCGCACTCGTCAGCACCGTACTGTATACGAAGAAAAATAGTGCGCGTACATTTGCGATCGTCGATGCCGCAATGAATGACCTGCTTCGCCCGAGCCTGTATGGCTCGTATCACCAGATCGTCCCAGCGACGATCGATCCGACGCGTCAGCATACCGTCACGAGCGTCGTGGGGCCGATCTGCGAGACGGGCGATTTCCTCGCTCTCGATCGCGAACTCCTGTCGTTGCGACCGAAGGATACGATTGCAGTGCTGTGTGCCGGTGCGTATGGATACGCTCTTTCATCGAATTACAATCTTCGACCCCGCGCTGCGGAGGTCATCGTCTTTGGGAGCGAAAGCGAGATCATTAGGGACCGAGAAACGATCGAAGACATATTACAATGAGAACAGACATTCGACTTGGCGTTGTCGGCGCCACCGGGGCCGTTGGCGCAGAAATGTTTCGAGTACTCGAGCAACGCAACTTCCCGTACGCTTCGTTGCGGGCATTTGCGAGCGAACGCTCGGCGGGCAAAGTAGTCTACTGTAACGGCACACAGATCACTGTCGAAGCAGTGAACGAGTCGGTGTTCACCGGCCTCGACATTGCCCTCTTTAGCGCAGGCAGTTCGATCACCAAACAGTTTCGTGCGGCCGCCAAGGCAGCTGGTTGCCTAATCATCGACAACTCGTCGGCGTACCGCATGGAGCCGGATGTGCCGCTTGTGATCCCGGAAATCAATGGGGATGATTGCCGCATGCATCAAGGACTTATTGCCGTGCCGAACTGCTCGGCAATCGTCATGCTAATGGCGGTTGCACCATTACGCTCGCTCGGTCGGATCAAGCGTATTGTCGTCTCGACATACCAGGCCGTCAGTGGTGCCGGCGCGAAAGCCCTTGCCGAACTCGAAGAACAGACACGCGAGATCGTTGCAGGAAAAGAACCGACCAAGAATGCACTCCCCTATCAAATCGCGTTTAATTTATTCAGCCATAATACCGAGATCAACCCGCAAGGGTACAATGGCGAGGAGTGGAAATTGATCCATGAATCGCAAAAAATACTCCATGACGACTCGATCGCGATTACCGCGACGTGCGTTCGCGTCCCCGTCTCTCGTGCTCACAGCGAAAGCGTAAATATCGAGTTTGCAGGTCCCAGACCAAGCGTCGAAGCAATCCGCGAGGTTCTTTCGAACTCGGAAGGAGTACGCCTCGTCGACGATCGTGCACGCAATTATTTTCCGATGCCGATAGAAGCATCCGGCGGTGACGACATCCTCGTCGGGCGAATCCGCGAAGATATCAGCAATCCAAACGCAATCGATCTCTTTGTCTCTGGAGATCAACTCCGAAAAGGGGCGGCATTAGATGCCGTTCAGATCGCGGAGTATATCTTGACTCACGACCTTCTGTAGATGAGCCAACCGGCTCAAAAACAGAATGTTTGGGCCGATCCGTGTGTTAACAGATAAATGCTTTCTGTTAACGGCATTATCCAGATCGCGCTCCCCATACTCTACGGCTCGCTTGTCGTCTGTGGGTTGCTCGCATTCTTCAAGAACGCGGTTACCGAGAAGATCTTGTATCGGCTGACGATCGCCGTGGCGCTTATCCACGTTGCGTATATCGGAAGCTATACGGTCCAGACCGGTCATTGCCTGCTCACTACGGCCTCGGAAATTTTTTCGCTTATTTCGTTCACGATGATGACGACCTACATCATCGTCGAACTGCGCCCTGTTGGTTCAAAAGCTGGGACAGGTTTAATGGTGATGCTGGTGGCATTTGTGTTCCAGTTATTCTCGTCCCTTGTCACAAAGGGAGTGAATGTTGCTTCGATCAATCCGATTTTTCTTGACCCGGCGTTCAATGTGCACGTTGCAACGATCGTGTTCGGATATGCGGCGCTGACACTTTCGACGATCTATGGCTCGCTCTACCTCTTGTTATATCGTGCCATGAAGCGGAACCAGTTTGGCGCAGTCTTCCAACAATTACCGAGTCTCTCCCGCCTGGAAAAATACGGGATTCGGACACTTGCTGCAGGGTTTGTGTTCCTGAGCATCTCGATCGCGTTCGGGCTCATCCTGATCCGCAGAAGTTTTTCTCCTGAGGAAGCGCAATCCTATTTGACCGATCCGAAAACGATTGCGACGATACTTATTTGGTTCGTCTTCGGCGCAACCCTACTCGTTCGCAAGCTGATGCATGTCGAGGGCCGCAAGATTGTCGTTCTTTGGATGGCGGGATACGCCCTCACCCTTGTTTCTTCCACGATCATCAACGCCTTCGGCACGGAATACCACCACTTCCTGTAGAGAATGCCCTCGAAGCTCATCGCTGTCGGAATTTCCCATCACTCGGTACCGGTCGAGTATCGTGAGATGGTTGCGCTCTCGAGTGACGAGACGCGACGGCTGTTGCAACAGCTCAAGGAGAGCTTTACGGATGAAGCGTTGGTGGTGTCGACATGCAATCGGTCGGAAATCTATATCCGTCCGAACAATGATGAAGTCAATTCCGAATATCTCATCGACCTGCTATTCGAGCTGAAGCGAGTCCCCCACTCGGAGCGTGGAGTTCTGCGCGAACAGTTTACAAAACTTTCCTACTGTGACGCCATCCTGCATCTCTTCGACGTCGTGACAGGCATCGACTCGCAGGTGTTCGGCGACCAACAGATTTTTGCACAGGTGAAAGACTCCTTCCGGCTCGCGGAAGAAGTCGGTTCGGCAGGTACCTTCATGACAAAGTTTGCGCATGCCGCATTCCGGGTTGCCAAACGCGCAAAGACAGAAACGAGTATCGCCGTCGGCGCAGGGACGATCAGCTACGCTGCCGTGGAGTTTGCGCGCCGGGTGTATGACGATCTCAGAGACCACACTGCACTGATCATCGGCGCCGGCGAAACTGCAGAACTGTCCGCTTCCTATCTTATCGAACGCAATATCGGCACCGTCCATGTTGTAAACCGTACGAAAGAAAATGCCAACGAACTGTTGAAGCGCTTGCGGGGCCAGGCTCCGTTGCATCGCTCGCGAACTGCGACACTTCAGGATATCGGCACGCTCCTGCCGCAAGCCGATATTATAATCAGCTCGACCGGAAGCCCGGACTTGGTGCTTCGAGAAGAAGATATGCGCATGGCACTGGCCGAACGCCGCTCTCCCGGTCCGGTTGTCGCGATCGACATTGCGGTCCCACGCGATATCGACCCGAAGATCGGCAAACTACCCAATGTATTTTTAAAGGATATCGACGATCTCTCCGCGATTGTCGATCAGAATCTGGCAAAGCGAAAAGCAGAGATTCCGAAGATCAAAGAGATCATCAATGAGGAATTCGAGTCGTTTCTTTCCTATTTTTCAAAACTTGAAGTAGGGCCCACGATTGCGGAGTTACGACAGAAATTCGAGAGCATCCGGCACGAAGAACTCGAACGACAGAAGGCAAAGCTCAGCCCCGAAGAGTTTGCGCGGCTCGAGGACGTGACCAGAAAGATGTTCAATCGTATTCTTCATACCCCGACAATCATGCTCAAAGAGCCGCGCACCAGCAAGGACGACCTGCAGGCTCGCATTGAGCTTGTTCGCCTGCTCTTCGCTCTCGACGCTCAGCCCCACGACGAACAACACTAATGTCAAACCGCACGAAACAGATTATCATCGGCTCGCGTGGCAGCGAACTTGCGTTGTGGCAAAGCAACCACATCAAGGACCGACTCCATGCGCTCTACCCGGATCACGAGATCGGTATCGAGATCATCCGCACAACCGGGGACCATATTCTCGACTCCCCACTCTCGATGATCGGTGGCAAAGGTCTCTTCACCGCCGAGTTGGAAGAAGCGTTGATCGCGTCTCGGATCGATCTTGCCGTGCACAGCCTGAAAGACCTTCCGACTCAGATCCATCCCCAGTTGGCGATCGCTGCAATATCCGAGCGTGCGGACGTTCGGGATGCCTATGTAGGGAGCGAAGGTGCAAAAACAATCGATAGTATCCCACAGGGGGCGACCATAGCAACCGGTAGTCTTCGTCGCAAAGCCCAACTCTTGGCGATCAGGCCCGACCTGAATATCGTCGACGTTCGTGGAAACGTCCCTACACGTGTACGGAAACTTCGGGAGAATCACTGGGCAGGTATGATCCTTGCCGCTGCAGGGCTTACCCGTTTGGGCATGCAGGCGGAAATCACCCAGCATATTGATCCGTCGATCATGTTGCCTGCACCTGGCCAAGGCGCACTTGCAATTGAAGTGCGAGCCAGTGACGAACGGATGCTCTCGTTACTTGCCCCACTTAACGATCCGGATACAAATCTTTGTGTCAGCGCCGAGCGAGTGGTCCTTGATCGACTCGGAGGTGGCTGTCAACTACCGCTTGGCACGTATGCCCACCCTGTGAACGATCAGTTCGAGCTTACTGCTTGCTTTGCCGATCTTGATGGAACCTCACTGGTTCGTGCATCGATCCGTTCCGAACGCGAGGGCTTGATCGTAGCCGCAGAGAATCTTGCGAAACAATTATTGGATTCAGGCGCCGCCGAGGTGATCGCACGACTCCCATCAACTGCACGCGACTAATGCCGTCTGTTATCCTCACCCGACCGATTCAGCGTCTCGATGCTGACAATACGTTTTCGACACTCCTCAAGGACGCAGGTATTTCGGTGCTCGAATTGCCGATGATTACGATCTCTCTTCCGAAGGCACTCGAGAGCCTCGACACCGCCCTTTACCGACTGGCACAAGCTCAGTACACCTATTGCGTACTCAGTAGTCCTACCGCTATCGAGTTCTTTCATCAACGAGTACTCGAACTTGGACTTTATGAGTCGATCAGTGCGACAATCGGATTCGCAACTGTCGGTGAGAAATCTGCCGCGAAGCTCGAATCGTACGGATATCGCGTTGCGATACCGCTGCCGCATCAGAACGCCGGTGCTGCTGCATTGTTAATTGAGATGAGAAAGTTCGATCTGCGAGGGAAACCCACGCTCCTGCTGCAATCTCAGATTGGCCTCGTCGTGCTCCACCGTGCACTCGAAATGTGCGGAGCGGAGATCGACCGGGTAACGCTCTATGAGACGACGGGCCCGAACCTTCGAGACGCTGCATTGCTTATGCATCACCTGGAAGCTCCGATCGAAGAACGCCCACGAGTAGTAGCATTCTTCTCTCCGTCGGCAGTAGAGTCGTTCGTAACCACGATCGTAGAAATGGGCAGCCAGATCCGTCAGGAATTACCGGCACTTGCCGCCATCGGTGAGACGACTGCCCTTGAAATAAAATTGTTGCTGCGCAGAGACGCAGATATCGTTGCACGCAAAGCGAATCAGGAATCGCTGGCGAATGACATCATCCAATATTTGAGATCCAATTCATGAAGCCGACACTCCAAAACGATCTTCTTCTCCGTGCTGCACGACGCGAGGCGGTCGAACGCCCTCCGGTATGGTTCATGCGGCAAGCAGGCCGCTATCTCCCTGAGTACCGGGCGATCCGCTCGAGACACGATTTCTTGACAATGGTCAAGACCCCCGAACTCGCGGCGGAAGTCACGATTCAGCCCGTCGATCTCGTCGGCGTCGATGCGGCGATCATTTTCTCCGATATCCTTACGGTTCCTGAGGCGATGGGCATGAAGCTTGTCGTCGAAGAAGGCAAAGGCGGTCCGCGCTTCCCCGACCCGATTCGAATGTACACGCAGATACGCGATCTCCGAACCGTCAATGTGCACGAACATCTTGGCTACGTTAGGGATGCAATCTCACTCACGGTCGATCGTCTTGGCGGTCGCGTCCCGCTGATCGGCTTCAGCGGTGCACCGTGGACGTTATTCTGCTATATGGTCGAAGGATCGGGCTCGAAAGATTTTAAGCATTCGAAGCAAATGATCTTCACGAGAGAGGAAGATGCGCATCGCCTTCTGCAGAAAATTGCAGAGGCTGTTGCCGACTATCTCGTGATGCAGATCGAAGCGGGTGCGGATATCGTCCAGATT is part of the Bacteroidota bacterium genome and encodes:
- the lysA gene encoding diaminopimelate decarboxylase, which encodes MNQTQFYYRNDELYCEKVRIAEVAEEFGTPVFVYSASRLKENILGLLSAADAASGRWRVSYALKANSNPEILKVIASFGLGASVVSGGELLIALRSGFPADSITFDGPGKTEQEIRLALDNNIKAIVVESEQELETIADIAAEREKLARVYIRVNPHVDAKTHPYISTGLLENKFGIALEEAEPLIAGCNYPWVKLVGLHSHIGSQITESEPFAEAASSIADFVRLLQSKYGIVISEVDLGGGIGIPYHGVVRDARLPVDTASGNSDVPEFATYFEKASAPFAGLQVELTTEPGRAIIADTCALVSTVLYTKKNSARTFAIVDAAMNDLLRPSLYGSYHQIVPATIDPTRQHTVTSVVGPICETGDFLALDRELLSLRPKDTIAVLCAGAYGYALSSNYNLRPRAAEVIVFGSESEIIRDRETIEDILQ
- a CDS encoding aspartate-semialdehyde dehydrogenase translates to MRTDIRLGVVGATGAVGAEMFRVLEQRNFPYASLRAFASERSAGKVVYCNGTQITVEAVNESVFTGLDIALFSAGSSITKQFRAAAKAAGCLIIDNSSAYRMEPDVPLVIPEINGDDCRMHQGLIAVPNCSAIVMLMAVAPLRSLGRIKRIVVSTYQAVSGAGAKALAELEEQTREIVAGKEPTKNALPYQIAFNLFSHNTEINPQGYNGEEWKLIHESQKILHDDSIAITATCVRVPVSRAHSESVNIEFAGPRPSVEAIREVLSNSEGVRLVDDRARNYFPMPIEASGGDDILVGRIREDISNPNAIDLFVSGDQLRKGAALDAVQIAEYILTHDLL
- the ccsA gene encoding cytochrome c biogenesis protein CcsA produces the protein MLSVNGIIQIALPILYGSLVVCGLLAFFKNAVTEKILYRLTIAVALIHVAYIGSYTVQTGHCLLTTASEIFSLISFTMMTTYIIVELRPVGSKAGTGLMVMLVAFVFQLFSSLVTKGVNVASINPIFLDPAFNVHVATIVFGYAALTLSTIYGSLYLLLYRAMKRNQFGAVFQQLPSLSRLEKYGIRTLAAGFVFLSISIAFGLILIRRSFSPEEAQSYLTDPKTIATILIWFVFGATLLVRKLMHVEGRKIVVLWMAGYALTLVSSTIINAFGTEYHHFL
- a CDS encoding glutamyl-tRNA reductase, with amino-acid sequence MPSKLIAVGISHHSVPVEYREMVALSSDETRRLLQQLKESFTDEALVVSTCNRSEIYIRPNNDEVNSEYLIDLLFELKRVPHSERGVLREQFTKLSYCDAILHLFDVVTGIDSQVFGDQQIFAQVKDSFRLAEEVGSAGTFMTKFAHAAFRVAKRAKTETSIAVGAGTISYAAVEFARRVYDDLRDHTALIIGAGETAELSASYLIERNIGTVHVVNRTKENANELLKRLRGQAPLHRSRTATLQDIGTLLPQADIIISSTGSPDLVLREEDMRMALAERRSPGPVVAIDIAVPRDIDPKIGKLPNVFLKDIDDLSAIVDQNLAKRKAEIPKIKEIINEEFESFLSYFSKLEVGPTIAELRQKFESIRHEELERQKAKLSPEEFARLEDVTRKMFNRILHTPTIMLKEPRTSKDDLQARIELVRLLFALDAQPHDEQH
- the hemC gene encoding hydroxymethylbilane synthase, with the protein product MSNRTKQIIIGSRGSELALWQSNHIKDRLHALYPDHEIGIEIIRTTGDHILDSPLSMIGGKGLFTAELEEALIASRIDLAVHSLKDLPTQIHPQLAIAAISERADVRDAYVGSEGAKTIDSIPQGATIATGSLRRKAQLLAIRPDLNIVDVRGNVPTRVRKLRENHWAGMILAAAGLTRLGMQAEITQHIDPSIMLPAPGQGALAIEVRASDERMLSLLAPLNDPDTNLCVSAERVVLDRLGGGCQLPLGTYAHPVNDQFELTACFADLDGTSLVRASIRSEREGLIVAAENLAKQLLDSGAAEVIARLPSTARD
- a CDS encoding uroporphyrinogen-III synthase; this translates as MPSVILTRPIQRLDADNTFSTLLKDAGISVLELPMITISLPKALESLDTALYRLAQAQYTYCVLSSPTAIEFFHQRVLELGLYESISATIGFATVGEKSAAKLESYGYRVAIPLPHQNAGAAALLIEMRKFDLRGKPTLLLQSQIGLVVLHRALEMCGAEIDRVTLYETTGPNLRDAALLMHHLEAPIEERPRVVAFFSPSAVESFVTTIVEMGSQIRQELPALAAIGETTALEIKLLLRRDADIVARKANQESLANDIIQYLRSNS
- a CDS encoding uroporphyrinogen decarboxylase, whose protein sequence is MKPTLQNDLLLRAARREAVERPPVWFMRQAGRYLPEYRAIRSRHDFLTMVKTPELAAEVTIQPVDLVGVDAAIIFSDILTVPEAMGMKLVVEEGKGGPRFPDPIRMYTQIRDLRTVNVHEHLGYVRDAISLTVDRLGGRVPLIGFSGAPWTLFCYMVEGSGSKDFKHSKQMIFTREEDAHRLLQKIAEAVADYLVMQIEAGADIVQIFDTWAGILSPDDFREFSLQYIGDIVRNVKQRTNNRVPVIVFCKGANQSIVEIANTGCDVIGLDWTIDIGEVKSLIGDQVALQGNMDPILLYATPEVIEARVNEIAEKMGDSRGHIFNLGHGISPDVDPDNARAFVAAAKRAYDR